From a single Brassica oleracea var. oleracea cultivar TO1000 unplaced genomic scaffold, BOL UnpScaffold00875, whole genome shotgun sequence genomic region:
- the LOC106320294 gene encoding uncharacterized protein LOC106320294, protein MFPSLALATAPMPLTIISATRRSQVTQLNAKKTKPEKKRATTTTSTSGFSGGTAKELTWQCIEGCGACCKLAKDFAFATPDDDPDDVELYRSMIGDDGWCINYDKATCKCSIYAEVFKTLYGIEEKKFSKETCSCCIDTIKTIHGSDSKELDNFLSENIIFESLLFTRNLDDGSYFNGSSFPVPAPSYRKTSQKIDYGFKPGGNSISATLHKFCFPRTSK, encoded by the exons ATGTTTCCTTCGCTTGCGTTAGCGACGGCACCAATGCCCTTGACGATTATCTCTGCCACAAGACGGTCCCAAGTCACGCAACTTAACGCAAAGAAAACCAAACCGGAGAAGAAGCGGGCAACGACGACGACGTCGACGAGCGGTTTCTCCGGAGGAACAGCGAAGGAGCTGACGTGGCAATGCATAGAAGGCTGTGGAGCTTGCTGTAAGCTCGCAAAGGACTTCGCTTTCGCCACACCTGACGACGACCCCGATGACGTTGAG CTGTATCGAAGCATGATTGGTGATGATGGGTGGTGTATAAACTACGACAAAGCTACATGCAAGTGCTCCATTTATGCTG AGGTTTTCAAGACTCTCTACGGGATCGAAGAAAAGAAATTCAGCAAGGAAACTTGCAG CTGCTGCATTGATACCATTAAGACGATACATGGCTCAGATTCCAAAGAACTAGATAATTTCTTatcagaaaacataatttttgaaagCCTCTTGTTTACTAGAAACCTCGATGATGGTTCTTATTTCAATGGCTCCTCCTTCCCAGTTCCTGCTCCTTCATACAGAAAAACCTCTCAGAAGATTGATTATGGATTCAAGCCTGGAGGTAACAGTATTTCTGCTACACtccataaattttgttttccaagaACCTCTAAATAA